A genome region from Aliivibrio salmonicida LFI1238 includes the following:
- a CDS encoding DEAD/DEAH box helicase, translating to MSFSSQGLAPEVVKALTECGYQKLTPIQQKAIPLARKGHDILANAQTGTGKTAAFALPVIQRLLDTKKSATRRSARALILAPTRELAEQIAVNIISYTKYTSLKVTAVFGGKKMSSQERALDPGVDILVATPGRLQEHIEEGNVSIANLEFLVFDEADRMLDMGFVNAIRNIMMEVNSAPQIMLFSATSSAQMNKLASDILRKPKRISVDRENMTATTISHVVYPVDEERKTELLSELIGRKNWQQVLVFVNYKETANNIVKELKLDGIKAVICHGDKAQSARRRALEEFKEGKARVMVATDVAARGLDIADLPHVINYDMPFLAEDYVHRIGRTGRAGKKGHAISFVSREEELTVVQVETLIQQRIHRVEQPGYEPKSRESYIEKVNTKAGFKDRKGRTNNATNANQDQSSAERRMRLKNAIQKKAGITKLKK from the coding sequence ATGTCATTTTCATCTCAAGGTCTTGCACCTGAAGTCGTAAAAGCATTAACTGAATGTGGTTATCAAAAATTAACCCCAATTCAGCAGAAAGCTATTCCTTTGGCGCGTAAAGGTCATGATATTCTGGCTAATGCACAAACGGGTACAGGTAAAACTGCTGCGTTTGCATTGCCTGTAATTCAACGATTATTAGATACCAAAAAATCGGCGACTCGTCGTTCAGCTCGTGCGTTAATTCTGGCTCCAACTCGTGAGCTTGCAGAGCAAATTGCAGTAAATATTATTAGCTACACGAAATACACGTCATTAAAAGTGACGGCTGTATTTGGTGGCAAAAAGATGTCTTCTCAAGAACGAGCGCTTGATCCAGGTGTTGATATCTTAGTAGCGACACCTGGTCGTCTTCAAGAACATATAGAAGAAGGCAATGTATCAATCGCTAACCTTGAATTTTTAGTATTCGATGAAGCTGACCGTATGTTAGACATGGGCTTTGTTAACGCAATCCGTAATATCATGATGGAAGTTAATTCAGCGCCGCAAATTATGTTGTTCTCTGCGACGTCTTCAGCGCAAATGAATAAGTTAGCGAGTGATATTTTACGTAAACCAAAACGTATTTCAGTTGACCGTGAAAACATGACGGCAACAACAATATCACACGTTGTTTATCCGGTAGATGAAGAACGTAAAACTGAATTACTATCAGAATTAATTGGTCGTAAAAACTGGCAACAAGTATTGGTTTTTGTTAACTATAAAGAAACCGCAAACAACATCGTTAAAGAGCTTAAGCTTGATGGTATTAAAGCGGTGATTTGTCATGGTGATAAAGCACAAAGTGCTCGTCGTCGTGCTCTAGAAGAGTTTAAAGAAGGCAAAGCTCGTGTCATGGTTGCAACGGATGTTGCTGCTCGTGGTCTTGATATTGCTGACTTACCACACGTAATTAACTACGATATGCCTTTCTTGGCTGAAGATTACGTTCACCGTATTGGTCGTACAGGCCGTGCTGGTAAAAAAGGTCATGCGATTTCTTTTGTTAGCCGTGAAGAAGAGTTAACGGTTGTTCAAGTGGAAACACTTATCCAACAACGAATTCACCGTGTTGAGCAACCTGGCTATGAACCAAAAAGCCGTGAATCTTACATTGAAAAAGTGAATACGAAAGCAGGATTTAAAGATCGTAAAGGTCGTACAAATAATGCGACTAATGCGAACCAAGATCAGTCATCTGCTGAACGTCGTATGCGTCTAAAAAATGCAATCCAGAAGAAAGCTGGCATTACTAAGCTAAAAAAGTAA
- the tnpA gene encoding IS66 family insertion sequence element accessory protein TnpA, whose amino-acid sequence MQKDKKRTPEQWHALFESQQSSKLSAAEFCRNHNILPKTFSARKARWKQKINASTFLKVEALTSTIIATPQLPDIQLSIGKLRLTLPANTEPHWIGLLLKGYQS is encoded by the coding sequence ATGCAAAAAGATAAAAAGAGAACACCAGAGCAATGGCACGCTCTATTTGAATCTCAGCAATCTAGCAAGCTTAGTGCCGCTGAATTTTGTCGTAACCATAATATTCTGCCAAAGACATTTAGTGCACGTAAAGCACGATGGAAACAAAAGATTAACGCTTCTACTTTCTTGAAAGTAGAAGCGTTAACATCAACTATCATCGCCACTCCACAATTACCAGATATTCAACTTTCTATCGGAAAATTGCGATTAACATTGCCAGCTAATACTGAACCTCACTGGATAGGACTCTTATTAAAAGGGTATCAATCATGA